A genomic stretch from Bifidobacterium sp. ESL0769 includes:
- the metF gene encoding methylenetetrahydrofolate reductase [NAD(P)H], translating to MHSPIFSLEVFPPKPHSPVGAIYDALDGLQGLNPDFISVTYRHGTHADRVKTARIAHAINYDYHIPVVAHLTALYSSKATVDEALGLYREAGVFGVLALRGDYVEGNEPCGDFEHASDLAAYIREHDPDMQIMGACYPECHLECSCLEDDVDNLKKKVDAGVTHLITQLFYDNNDFYRFLDLARAKGIDVPIEAGIMPVRSVKSINNMTKRNGSKVPPAVQRMVDKWGDDTPCLQQAGINYASEQIADLVAHGVDGIHLYTMNRAALARRIWANVEPLFGVKE from the coding sequence ATGCATTCGCCGATTTTCTCGCTTGAGGTATTCCCGCCAAAGCCGCATTCCCCGGTAGGCGCCATCTACGATGCGCTTGACGGGCTTCAGGGTTTGAACCCCGATTTCATTTCCGTTACCTACCGTCACGGCACCCATGCCGATCGGGTCAAGACGGCCAGAATTGCCCATGCCATCAACTATGACTATCACATTCCGGTCGTCGCCCATCTGACGGCACTGTATAGCAGCAAGGCAACGGTGGATGAGGCTTTGGGTCTCTACCGTGAGGCCGGTGTCTTTGGCGTGCTGGCGTTGAGAGGCGATTACGTCGAAGGCAACGAACCTTGCGGGGATTTCGAACATGCCAGCGATTTGGCTGCCTATATCCGCGAGCACGACCCCGATATGCAGATCATGGGCGCCTGCTACCCGGAATGTCATCTCGAGTGCTCCTGCCTGGAAGATGATGTCGACAACCTCAAAAAGAAGGTGGATGCCGGCGTCACTCACCTGATCACCCAGCTTTTCTACGACAACAACGATTTCTACCGTTTCCTTGATCTTGCGCGTGCCAAGGGCATCGATGTGCCGATCGAGGCTGGAATCATGCCCGTACGCAGTGTCAAATCCATCAACAACATGACCAAGCGCAACGGTTCCAAGGTTCCACCGGCCGTGCAGCGCATGGTCGACAAGTGGGGCGACGATACGCCCTGCCTGCAACAGGCCGGCATCAATTACGCCTCCGAGCAGATTGCCGATCTGGTGGCGCATGGCGTCGACGGCATTCATCTCTACACGATGAACCGTGCCGCGCTGGCCCGTCGAATATGGGCCAACGTCGAGCCGTTATTTGGAGTCAAGGAATAA
- a CDS encoding bifunctional [glutamine synthetase] adenylyltransferase/[glutamine synthetase]-adenylyl-L-tyrosine phosphorylase: MEHSEDVNISNRELIHAGLQDLGESRDLFASLAACAGFSEADFKNVLDALERACDPDTALKHLVEIMTSQENCAQLVNNSEALARLIGVLGASDAMGGLMRAHPDLVTAAACDPCGSLDFSRAERIGHMSDAVKTAVSKQTDTPSPTSNMAIAVQALRENYYLQLAAIMAEDTTTADPVKIQPQISARLSDLADAAIGAALDIARMQVEGSERCGFTVIGMGKLGAQELNYVSDCDLVYIVEPLAAVGGGEKSDEKIDGVTLTRIGTRIGMTLQKICQSVIPGVDMPPLWQIDTALRPEGKDGPLVRTVDSCRVYYEKWASNWEFQALLKARVVAGDEELGKAYLDLTRPLVWSASKRDNFVYDCQNMRRRVEDNIAPDLRDREIKLGKGGLRDVEFTVQMLQLVHGRSDESLRGRSTLGALQALSAGGYVARPQAARLDEDYRFERVLEHRAQMWELKRTHLFPDVGKANESVPNIVRNADTRAIDDNPELRRMGRAFGLLPDQLVERYDKVRFEVRRLHTDIYYRPMLPINAQLDDDQVTLSDKATRERFESIGFADPDAAMRHVQALTEGVSRAAKINRILLPSILQWLAQGQNPDMGLLQWRKLEERFGGGSQYLGFLRDSPQALIRLCHILSNSRLLGDSLNQSIESVTWLGDDGMLMPRTRESLDVRAQAAVSRYVDNMNDFATSIRAMRRHEIERIGLGWTSKVFDDGVGLNGMTDVYDAAIEAGLQWAVNHQCAEMKLDSAPVAISVIAMGRYGGREVNFCSDADIIMMYRPMQIATTEDGDDTQKTAADFARNVVNDLRNILQGPSSLEPKIDLDFGLRPEGKNGPLIRSYESCRDYYTKWYSTWERQALLRARYAAGDAQLAKDFLTQLADPLRYMDRELTDEEIGEIRKLKARMEAERLPHGVKRNQHLKLGAGGLSDVEWTVQLLQLQHAGEHESLRVNSTLAALDELERLEYINCDDADALRKAWKMLTAARNGNYLWGARLSQADVLPSDFYGLGGVATFLGYDANRGQYFGNDLQAVMRRCREVMERLFYGQ, encoded by the coding sequence ATGGAACATTCCGAGGACGTCAACATCAGCAATCGCGAGCTCATCCATGCAGGGCTGCAGGACTTAGGCGAAAGCCGAGATTTGTTCGCGTCTTTGGCAGCGTGTGCAGGGTTCAGTGAGGCTGATTTCAAGAACGTGCTTGACGCACTCGAGCGGGCATGTGATCCTGATACTGCGTTGAAGCATCTTGTTGAGATTATGACTTCGCAGGAGAACTGCGCGCAGCTTGTCAATAACTCAGAGGCACTTGCCCGTTTGATTGGGGTTTTGGGCGCTTCGGATGCGATGGGCGGGTTGATGCGCGCACATCCGGATTTGGTGACTGCAGCGGCTTGTGATCCGTGCGGAAGTCTTGACTTTAGCCGGGCCGAACGTATTGGGCATATGAGCGATGCCGTCAAAACGGCTGTTTCGAAACAAACGGATACTCCGTCGCCGACAAGCAACATGGCTATTGCCGTTCAAGCCTTGCGTGAGAATTATTATCTTCAGCTTGCGGCCATCATGGCCGAGGACACGACAACTGCTGATCCGGTGAAAATACAACCGCAAATCAGCGCAAGGCTCTCCGATTTGGCCGATGCCGCCATCGGCGCGGCGCTCGATATCGCCAGAATGCAGGTCGAGGGCAGCGAACGTTGCGGTTTCACCGTCATCGGCATGGGCAAGCTCGGGGCCCAGGAGCTCAATTACGTTTCCGATTGTGACTTGGTGTATATTGTAGAACCGCTTGCTGCAGTTGGCGGTGGGGAGAAAAGCGATGAGAAAATCGACGGCGTGACGTTGACGCGCATCGGCACGAGAATCGGAATGACCCTGCAAAAGATCTGCCAGTCTGTGATACCTGGCGTCGATATGCCGCCGCTTTGGCAGATTGACACCGCCTTGCGCCCGGAGGGCAAGGACGGCCCGCTGGTGCGTACGGTCGATTCCTGCCGCGTCTATTACGAGAAGTGGGCGAGCAACTGGGAGTTCCAGGCGTTGCTCAAAGCGCGGGTGGTCGCTGGCGACGAAGAGTTGGGCAAAGCCTATCTTGACCTGACAAGACCACTGGTTTGGTCAGCTTCGAAGCGCGATAATTTCGTCTACGACTGCCAGAACATGCGCCGACGCGTCGAAGACAACATCGCTCCGGACCTGCGCGACCGCGAGATCAAGCTCGGCAAAGGCGGACTTCGCGATGTCGAATTCACGGTGCAGATGCTGCAGCTGGTTCATGGTCGTTCCGATGAATCCTTGCGTGGCCGTTCCACGCTGGGTGCGTTGCAGGCGCTTTCGGCTGGCGGATATGTCGCTCGTCCTCAGGCTGCAAGGCTTGATGAGGATTATCGCTTTGAAAGGGTGCTCGAGCACCGTGCGCAGATGTGGGAGCTCAAACGCACACATCTGTTCCCCGACGTGGGCAAGGCCAATGAAAGCGTGCCCAATATCGTACGCAATGCCGACACGCGCGCAATCGACGACAACCCGGAACTGCGTCGTATGGGCCGTGCATTCGGTCTGCTTCCCGACCAGCTGGTGGAGCGATACGACAAAGTGCGCTTTGAAGTGCGCCGTCTCCATACCGATATTTATTATCGTCCGATGCTGCCCATCAACGCGCAGCTTGACGACGATCAGGTCACATTGAGCGATAAGGCGACCCGCGAGCGCTTCGAATCCATCGGCTTCGCCGATCCGGATGCTGCCATGCGCCACGTACAGGCGCTGACCGAGGGCGTTTCCCGAGCGGCCAAGATCAACCGCATCCTGCTTCCTTCGATTCTGCAATGGCTGGCACAAGGGCAGAACCCAGATATGGGCCTTCTGCAATGGCGAAAGCTTGAGGAGCGTTTCGGCGGCGGCAGCCAGTATCTCGGTTTCCTTCGCGATTCGCCGCAGGCGCTGATCAGACTTTGTCATATCCTCTCCAATTCGAGGTTGCTGGGCGATTCGCTCAACCAGTCCATCGAATCGGTGACATGGCTGGGCGACGATGGGATGCTGATGCCGCGAACGCGCGAAAGTCTTGATGTACGTGCCCAGGCCGCGGTCTCGCGCTATGTCGACAATATGAATGATTTCGCCACTTCCATCCGTGCGATGCGTCGTCACGAGATCGAACGAATCGGACTTGGCTGGACTTCAAAGGTCTTTGACGACGGTGTTGGGTTGAACGGCATGACCGACGTCTATGATGCCGCCATCGAAGCGGGCTTGCAGTGGGCGGTCAATCATCAATGCGCCGAGATGAAGCTGGATTCGGCCCCGGTGGCCATCAGTGTTATTGCCATGGGCCGCTACGGAGGCCGCGAAGTCAACTTCTGTTCCGATGCCGACATCATCATGATGTACCGGCCGATGCAAATCGCAACAACCGAAGACGGCGATGATACGCAAAAAACAGCCGCTGATTTCGCGCGTAACGTGGTCAACGACCTGCGCAACATTCTGCAGGGCCCGTCAAGTCTCGAACCGAAGATTGACCTTGATTTCGGGCTGCGTCCTGAAGGCAAAAATGGCCCGCTGATTCGTTCCTACGAATCGTGCCGCGACTACTACACCAAGTGGTACAGCACCTGGGAACGCCAGGCGTTGCTGCGGGCGCGGTATGCCGCCGGCGACGCACAGTTGGCAAAAGATTTCCTTACCCAGCTTGCAGATCCGCTGCGTTATATGGACCGAGAATTGACCGACGAGGAAATCGGCGAGATTCGCAAGCTCAAGGCAAGGATGGAAGCGGAACGTTTGCCTCACGGGGTGAAACGCAACCAGCATCTGAAGCTCGGTGCCGGCGGGCTTTCCGACGTCGAATGGACGGTCCAGCTACTACAGCTCCAACATGCCGGTGAGCATGAAAGCCTTCGTGTCA
- the metE gene encoding 5-methyltetrahydropteroyltriglutamate--homocysteine S-methyltransferase, giving the protein MSALTSVSGFPRIGRDRELKKVIEGYWKGKSSLDDVRATGKQLRADHWKLQAEAGVDLIPSNDFSYYDQMLDTAILLNVIPERYRRLSFENAEDTLFAMGRGYQGPEGDVTALPMKKWFTTNYHYLVPEIDASTEIKLNSTKPFDEFNEAKEQGIVTKPVLIGPYTFLKLARNPQAEDLELDRGLVDAVSSVYAEILRKFAELGAQWVQLDEPYLVLDKEDGDTELFKALYSAILPARSGADGKNVKVLLNTYFGNIADIYETVNSFGFDGVGLDLIEGRDENLAAIEKYGVSENTTIFAGVINGRNIWRNNYAQSLGLIDALKTKTNNVAVSTASSLLHVPFSTEGETGLKPEVRKHFAFAVEKLSELVDVAKLADDDDTLRKESQILAANQALFDGSRVAPDQAVAQRLASLTDKDFVRQPARAERRKLQHEELNLPELPTTTIGSFPQTREIRSMRAKARKGEIDQKTYDGFIAGQIDQVIAHQEQIGLDVLVHGEFERNDMVEYFGQHLNGYLFTKNAWVQSYGTRCVKPPIVWGDVSRAEPITVRWSKYAQSRTKHVVKGMLTGPVTILNWSWPREDISNELQTQQLALAIRDEVLDLEAAGIKVIQIDEAALREKLPLRRSDWHKKYLDWAIPAFRLVHSAVKPTTQIHTHMCYSEFNDIIKDIDNMDADVISFEASRGDLVVLDAIHDAHFETEVGPGVYDIHSPRIPSTKELVDRIHAILKKADPSRVWINPDCGLKTRGNEETWPSLEHMVEAARTVRAELANDSQSSRN; this is encoded by the coding sequence ATGTCTGCTCTCACATCGGTTTCCGGCTTCCCGCGCATCGGGCGCGACCGCGAATTAAAAAAGGTTATCGAAGGCTACTGGAAAGGCAAGTCCAGCCTTGATGACGTGCGCGCGACCGGCAAGCAGCTGCGTGCCGACCATTGGAAGCTGCAGGCCGAAGCAGGCGTTGACCTCATCCCCAGCAATGATTTCAGCTACTACGACCAGATGCTCGATACAGCTATTCTGCTTAACGTCATCCCGGAACGTTACCGTCGTCTCTCCTTCGAGAACGCCGAGGATACGTTGTTCGCGATGGGCCGCGGCTATCAGGGGCCGGAAGGTGACGTTACCGCGCTGCCGATGAAGAAGTGGTTCACCACCAACTATCACTATCTGGTTCCCGAAATCGACGCATCGACTGAGATTAAGCTCAATTCCACCAAGCCGTTCGACGAATTCAACGAGGCCAAGGAGCAAGGCATCGTTACCAAGCCGGTGCTGATTGGACCTTACACCTTCCTCAAGCTGGCCCGCAATCCGCAGGCCGAAGATCTGGAGCTCGACCGTGGCCTGGTCGATGCGGTTTCCAGTGTTTACGCCGAAATCCTTCGCAAGTTCGCCGAACTCGGTGCGCAATGGGTGCAGCTCGATGAACCTTACTTGGTGCTTGACAAGGAAGACGGCGACACTGAGCTCTTCAAGGCCCTTTATTCCGCCATTTTGCCGGCACGTTCCGGCGCTGATGGCAAGAACGTCAAGGTGCTGCTCAACACTTACTTCGGCAACATCGCCGACATCTACGAGACCGTGAACTCCTTCGGATTCGATGGTGTCGGCCTCGATCTGATCGAAGGACGCGATGAGAACCTTGCCGCCATCGAGAAGTATGGTGTCTCCGAAAACACGACGATTTTCGCCGGCGTCATCAACGGCCGCAACATCTGGCGCAACAACTACGCGCAGAGCCTCGGTCTGATTGATGCGCTGAAGACCAAAACTAACAACGTTGCGGTTTCGACGGCTTCCTCGCTACTGCATGTGCCGTTCAGCACGGAAGGTGAGACCGGGCTCAAGCCGGAAGTACGCAAACATTTTGCCTTCGCTGTCGAAAAGCTCAGCGAACTGGTCGATGTCGCCAAGTTGGCCGATGATGACGACACGTTGCGTAAGGAATCGCAGATTCTGGCCGCTAACCAGGCGCTCTTCGACGGCAGCCGCGTGGCCCCTGATCAGGCCGTGGCCCAGCGTCTCGCCTCGCTGACCGACAAGGACTTTGTGCGTCAGCCGGCCCGCGCCGAGCGCCGGAAGCTGCAGCACGAGGAACTCAACTTGCCGGAACTGCCAACCACCACCATCGGTTCCTTCCCGCAAACCCGTGAGATCCGTTCCATGCGGGCAAAGGCTCGCAAGGGTGAAATCGACCAGAAGACCTATGACGGTTTCATCGCCGGCCAGATCGACCAGGTTATCGCCCATCAGGAGCAGATCGGCCTCGATGTGCTGGTCCATGGCGAATTCGAGCGCAACGATATGGTCGAATACTTCGGCCAGCACCTGAACGGTTACCTCTTCACGAAGAACGCGTGGGTACAGTCCTATGGCACCCGTTGCGTCAAGCCTCCAATCGTTTGGGGCGACGTTTCGCGCGCAGAGCCGATTACGGTGCGTTGGAGCAAGTACGCCCAAAGTCGTACCAAGCACGTCGTCAAGGGCATGCTCACCGGCCCGGTCACCATCTTGAACTGGTCCTGGCCGCGCGAAGACATCAGCAACGAGCTGCAGACCCAGCAGCTTGCTCTGGCCATTCGCGACGAGGTGCTCGACCTCGAGGCCGCCGGCATCAAGGTCATCCAGATTGACGAGGCCGCGCTGCGCGAGAAGCTGCCGCTGCGTCGCTCCGACTGGCACAAGAAGTACCTCGATTGGGCGATTCCCGCCTTCCGCCTGGTACATTCCGCCGTGAAACCGACCACGCAGATTCACACCCACATGTGCTATTCCGAGTTCAACGACATCATCAAGGACATCGACAACATGGACGCCGACGTGATTTCGTTCGAAGCTTCCCGTGGTGATCTTGTCGTGCTTGACGCCATCCACGATGCTCACTTCGAGACTGAGGTTGGCCCTGGCGTCTACGACATCCATTCGCCGCGTATCCCGTCCACCAAGGAACTGGTCGACCGCATCCACGCCATTTTGAAGAAAGCCGACCCCAGCCGGGTATGGATCAACCCCGACTGCGGACTCAAGACCCGCGGCAACGAAGAGACCTGGCCAAGCCTCGAGCATATGGTCGAAGCCGCCAGGACCGTTCGCGCCGAACTGGCGAACGATTCTCAGAGCTCGCGCAACTAA
- a CDS encoding tRNA (adenine-N1)-methyltransferase gives MPRRGALQAGEKVQFTDRKGKKITDQLVVGGTTQTDHGIILHDDVIGSTEGIVVTTVTSKREAQISGGTPGHDKPKPWKAARAIGGWDYAVMRPRLADYVLSMPRGAQIMYPKDIAQVIQLGDIRAGLNVLESGAGSGAMSLNLLDAVGESGHLTTIEMRPEFAKIAEANATLYYGRRPQWWDLLTGDFDSVAGKLAEKIQSSSSSDSNGGDDLNSDYAPQPFDRIVLDMLDPWNRLEQAYRVIASGGVLIAYITTTTQMSRFCEALREAGCWTEPEVQETFERTWKAQGLAVRPDHQMIGHTGFLIVTRAMAAGFEALRKRDRATKDTVTDIDSLTDEQQAERLADLELRDISDRKLRKVLRDLGDQLREIEPKAMSCKR, from the coding sequence ATGCCGAGACGTGGGGCGTTGCAAGCGGGGGAGAAGGTCCAGTTCACGGACCGCAAGGGCAAGAAGATCACCGACCAGCTTGTCGTCGGCGGCACCACCCAGACCGACCACGGCATCATCCTGCACGACGACGTCATCGGTTCGACTGAAGGCATCGTTGTCACCACCGTCACCTCGAAGCGAGAAGCACAGATAAGCGGCGGCACACCCGGTCACGACAAACCCAAGCCTTGGAAGGCTGCGCGTGCCATCGGCGGCTGGGATTACGCGGTCATGCGGCCGAGGCTCGCGGACTATGTGCTTTCCATGCCGCGTGGCGCACAAATCATGTATCCGAAAGACATCGCCCAGGTCATCCAGCTCGGCGACATCCGTGCCGGTCTCAACGTGCTGGAATCCGGTGCCGGCAGCGGCGCGATGAGCCTCAACCTGCTTGATGCAGTGGGGGAGTCCGGCCATCTGACCACCATCGAGATGCGTCCCGAATTCGCCAAAATAGCCGAGGCCAATGCGACGCTCTATTACGGAAGGCGCCCGCAATGGTGGGATTTGCTAACCGGCGATTTCGATTCTGTTGCCGGAAAATTAGCAGAAAAAATCCAATCTTCATCATCTTCTGATTCAAACGGTGGAGATGATTTGAATTCAGATTATGCGCCCCAACCCTTTGACCGGATCGTGCTCGACATGCTTGATCCATGGAATCGGCTGGAACAGGCCTATCGTGTCATCGCGTCCGGCGGTGTGCTGATTGCTTACATCACCACGACCACGCAGATGTCGCGCTTCTGCGAGGCGTTGCGTGAAGCCGGTTGCTGGACGGAACCGGAAGTGCAGGAGACGTTCGAGCGTACGTGGAAGGCGCAAGGTCTTGCAGTCCGTCCTGACCACCAGATGATCGGCCATACCGGTTTTCTTATCGTTACCCGAGCCATGGCTGCTGGCTTTGAAGCTCTTCGCAAGCGTGACCGCGCCACCAAAGACACCGTCACCGACATTGATTCTCTGACCGACGAACAGCAGGCCGAGCGTCTTGCCGATCTGGAACTCCGTGACATCAGCGACCGCAAGCTGCGCAAGGTTCTGCGCGACCTCGGCGACCAATTGCGCGAGATTGAGCCGAAAGCAATGAGCTGTAAGCGGTAA
- the glgA gene encoding glycogen synthase, with the protein MKIDLLTREYPPHIYGGAGVHVEELSKVLAERADVTVRAFDGPRKPDEIPKVPGGSLRVVGYDIPTELSQDNMALQTFGVDLQMANDVDGDIAHAHTWYACLAGRLAQQMHDIPLVVTAHSLEPFRPWKRDQLGGGYNLSSWAERDAFTHADRVIAVSEGMKQDIQTAYPSIDPTRIAVVHNGITVADFETPSPDDPGWKVFERYYIDRSKPTLLFVGRVTRQKGLPYLLRALHLIDKDIQVVLCAGAPDTEELGNEVRSSFAELKAERGNVIWIEAMLPRSELNALEHGCSAFVCPSIYEPLGIVNLEAMACGLPVIASATGGIPEVVVDGVTGYLVPIEQKRDGSGTPLHPDDFVHDMAAAINRLMENPQRAKEMGKAGFRRARDQFSWERIADETMAVYRQVLR; encoded by the coding sequence ATGAAGATTGATTTGCTGACCCGCGAATATCCGCCGCATATCTACGGTGGTGCCGGCGTGCACGTCGAGGAATTGTCGAAAGTGCTCGCGGAGCGTGCCGACGTTACGGTACGGGCTTTTGACGGCCCACGGAAACCTGACGAGATTCCCAAGGTGCCGGGCGGCAGTTTGCGTGTGGTCGGCTATGATATACCGACCGAATTATCACAGGATAATATGGCTCTGCAGACTTTCGGAGTGGATCTGCAAATGGCCAACGATGTAGATGGGGACATCGCGCATGCTCACACGTGGTATGCGTGCCTGGCCGGTCGCTTGGCCCAGCAAATGCACGATATCCCGCTCGTCGTCACCGCCCACAGCCTCGAACCGTTCCGTCCTTGGAAACGCGACCAACTCGGCGGAGGCTATAACCTGAGCTCCTGGGCGGAACGAGACGCCTTCACCCACGCCGACCGAGTCATTGCGGTCTCCGAAGGAATGAAGCAGGACATCCAGACCGCCTATCCGTCCATCGACCCGACGAGAATCGCTGTGGTCCATAACGGCATCACCGTCGCCGATTTCGAGACCCCAAGCCCTGACGACCCGGGCTGGAAGGTCTTCGAACGCTATTATATCGACCGTAGCAAGCCTACGCTGCTCTTCGTCGGCCGGGTCACCCGACAGAAAGGCCTGCCGTATCTGTTGCGGGCCCTCCATTTAATCGACAAAGATATTCAGGTTGTGCTATGCGCCGGCGCTCCGGATACCGAGGAACTTGGCAATGAAGTGCGTTCCTCGTTCGCCGAACTCAAAGCTGAACGCGGCAATGTCATCTGGATCGAGGCGATGCTGCCGCGTTCTGAGCTCAACGCGTTGGAACATGGTTGCAGCGCCTTCGTTTGCCCAAGCATCTACGAGCCGCTCGGCATCGTCAACCTTGAGGCGATGGCCTGCGGTCTGCCGGTGATCGCCAGCGCTACCGGCGGGATTCCGGAAGTCGTGGTCGACGGGGTGACCGGTTATCTCGTTCCGATAGAGCAGAAGCGTGATGGCAGCGGCACGCCATTACATCCTGATGATTTTGTGCACGATATGGCAGCCGCAATCAACCGCCTTATGGAAAACCCGCAGCGGGCCAAGGAGATGGGCAAGGCCGGCTTCAGGCGTGCGCGCGACCAATTCAGCTGGGAACGCATTGCCGACGAGACCATGGCAGTGTATCGTCAGGTCCTGCGTTGA
- a CDS encoding NAD(P)-dependent oxidoreductase has protein sequence MKVLLYNIRPEGQDYVDEWMKNHPEDELVTTPDDLTLETVDMAKGHGYDAVSMQQVPDVVEEEIYKRLIDYGIHHIALRTVGFDILNMDYIKKYHFLVTHTPAYSPRAVAENTLASTMYLLRHYGKILGNERKCDFVRVSEEMSDEIYHKTVGIIGVGRIGSAVAELFHALGATVIGNDLITNAANDAFLEYTDFDTVVREADILTLHTPLEPYMVGMIGAEQFKMMKDTAFIVNQARGPLIDTQALVAALKNHEIAGAAIDVFAEETGLFMKRFDNESQLPQFYRELSAMDNVIITPHSAFYTKTSVRNMVMHSMTDVKRVTEGKEPVYKLNY, from the coding sequence ATGAAGGTCCTCCTGTACAACATCCGCCCCGAAGGACAGGATTACGTCGACGAATGGATGAAGAATCATCCCGAAGACGAGCTGGTGACGACGCCGGATGATCTGACGCTTGAAACGGTTGATATGGCCAAAGGCCACGGTTATGACGCCGTCAGCATGCAGCAGGTTCCCGATGTCGTCGAAGAGGAAATCTATAAAAGACTGATCGACTACGGCATCCACCACATCGCGCTGCGTACGGTCGGTTTCGATATCCTCAATATGGATTACATCAAAAAGTATCATTTCCTGGTCACTCACACGCCGGCTTATTCGCCGCGCGCGGTCGCCGAAAACACGCTTGCCTCCACCATGTATCTGCTGCGCCATTACGGCAAGATTCTCGGCAACGAGCGTAAATGCGATTTCGTGCGTGTTTCCGAGGAAATGAGCGACGAGATTTATCACAAGACCGTCGGCATCATCGGCGTCGGCCGCATCGGTTCCGCCGTGGCCGAGCTCTTCCACGCGTTGGGCGCCACCGTCATCGGCAACGATCTGATTACCAACGCTGCCAACGATGCCTTCCTCGAATACACCGATTTCGACACCGTGGTGCGCGAGGCCGATATCCTGACGCTGCACACACCGCTTGAGCCTTACATGGTCGGTATGATCGGTGCCGAGCAGTTCAAGATGATGAAGGACACGGCGTTCATCGTCAACCAGGCGCGTGGCCCGCTTATCGACACACAGGCCCTGGTTGCGGCGCTCAAGAATCACGAGATCGCCGGCGCTGCCATTGACGTTTTCGCCGAGGAAACCGGGCTGTTCATGAAGCGGTTTGACAACGAATCGCAGCTACCGCAGTTCTATCGCGAGCTTTCGGCGATGGATAACGTCATCATCACCCCGCATTCCGCCTTCTACACCAAGACTTCCGTGCGCAACATGGTCATGCACAGCATGACCGACGTCAAGCGCGTCACCGAAGGCAAGGAGCCAGTGTACAAGCTGAACTACTGA
- a CDS encoding ATP-binding cassette domain-containing protein has translation MGEAVSALKLSNVEFRRNRRVILTDVNLDLKRGEKWVLFGPNGIGKSSLVAMMATRGFPSVGTVDILGNRLGKVNVFSYRNRIGLSSAELSRSFPNEEDPLDVILTALTATTGRWREQFTQTDYDKAHGFMAMFGIEYLEGKQMFKLSEGERTRVLICRALMGDPDLLILDEPTTGLDLGGRELALRALSDIGRHDTERTVLLVTHRLEEIPQGFDHVAIMGRMAGNETDAHADNVAGADPQPGTIIYTGDLEHGFTAERLSHIFGLPLKVTHDQGRWSAYAIDDD, from the coding sequence ATGGGCGAAGCTGTTTCGGCGTTGAAACTGAGCAATGTGGAATTTCGTAGGAATCGCCGCGTCATTTTGACCGACGTCAACCTCGACTTGAAACGTGGCGAAAAATGGGTGCTTTTCGGCCCGAACGGCATCGGCAAATCCAGTCTTGTGGCCATGATGGCGACCCGCGGGTTCCCTTCCGTCGGCACTGTCGATATCCTCGGCAACCGGCTTGGCAAGGTCAACGTCTTTTCCTATCGCAACCGCATCGGGCTGAGTTCGGCGGAATTGTCGCGTTCGTTCCCCAACGAGGAAGATCCGCTTGACGTCATTTTGACGGCGCTAACCGCCACCACCGGCCGGTGGCGTGAACAGTTCACCCAGACCGATTACGACAAGGCCCATGGGTTCATGGCCATGTTTGGCATCGAATATCTCGAAGGCAAGCAGATGTTCAAGCTTTCGGAAGGCGAACGCACCCGAGTCTTGATTTGCCGGGCGTTGATGGGCGACCCCGATCTGCTGATTCTTGACGAACCGACCACAGGCCTGGATTTAGGTGGTCGCGAACTTGCGCTGCGAGCGTTGAGCGACATTGGCCGACACGACACTGAGAGAACCGTGCTTTTGGTGACGCATCGCCTTGAAGAGATTCCGCAGGGCTTCGACCACGTCGCCATCATGGGCCGCATGGCAGGCAACGAGACCGACGCCCACGCTGACAACGTCGCTGGTGCCGACCCACAGCCAGGCACCATCATTTATACCGGTGACCTTGAGCACGGCTTCACCGCCGAGCGTCTGAGCCATATCTTCGGTCTGCCGCTCAAGGTGACTCACGATCAGGGCCGCTGGTCGGCCTACGCCATCGATGACGACTGA